The Methanococcoides methylutens genome has a window encoding:
- the pyk gene encoding pyruvate kinase, with protein MKLPDHKTKIVCTIGPASSSEEVLRELILNGMNVARINFSHGSFESHGKVIRTIKKLCKELDVVISIMADLPGPKIRVGQLQDEPLTLQKGDKIKLTTDKIVGSGNLIPVDFDKLPYCIAKTTDVYFNDGFIQMRCSGVCNNEAECEVVVGGLLSSHKGVNLPGTDLLLDPVTERDLEIVDFALGEGVNCFSVSFIERGSDIEKVRYHAEKKGHSVFLVAKIERSQSLKHIDGILDMTDGLMVARGDLGVEIPIEEVPIVQKELIQKANLRGIPVITATHMLESMTENIRPTRAEATDVANAILDGTDAVMLSGETAVGKYPVETVRTMVNIAKQTEKWRTKKSFGLDLIRKGIDETIMNISDVISLQVHEAINRLPIEYVVTPTYSGGTPRRISRFKPEEWIIAMSHLDLTCEQLAYSYGVYPIKVMDGFEGLEDKVNNTMRAKGIGKSKDMIVLTQGHEGGTNLLKIIQLT; from the coding sequence CTGAAGCTGCCTGATCACAAAACCAAGATAGTATGCACCATAGGACCTGCTTCTTCATCGGAAGAGGTCTTGCGTGAACTTATACTGAATGGAATGAACGTTGCGAGGATCAACTTTTCCCATGGCAGTTTTGAAAGCCATGGAAAAGTCATCCGTACGATCAAAAAGCTATGCAAAGAACTGGATGTTGTCATTTCCATTATGGCAGATCTTCCTGGCCCAAAGATCCGTGTAGGTCAGCTTCAGGATGAGCCTCTTACCTTACAGAAAGGAGATAAGATAAAACTGACAACGGATAAGATCGTAGGCTCAGGAAATCTGATACCTGTAGATTTTGATAAGCTTCCTTACTGTATTGCAAAGACCACAGATGTTTACTTCAATGACGGCTTCATCCAGATGAGATGTAGTGGTGTCTGCAACAATGAAGCTGAATGTGAGGTCGTTGTAGGAGGCCTGCTTTCCTCCCATAAAGGTGTGAACCTGCCAGGAACTGATCTTTTACTTGATCCTGTTACAGAAAGGGATCTTGAGATCGTGGATTTTGCCTTAGGTGAAGGAGTCAATTGTTTCAGTGTATCTTTCATCGAGCGTGGTTCCGATATAGAGAAAGTAAGATATCATGCTGAGAAAAAGGGCCATTCCGTCTTCCTTGTGGCAAAGATCGAAAGAAGCCAGAGCTTGAAGCACATTGATGGCATACTTGACATGACAGATGGACTGATGGTCGCACGTGGTGATCTTGGCGTAGAGATCCCAATAGAAGAGGTCCCGATAGTCCAGAAGGAGCTGATCCAAAAAGCTAATCTTCGCGGGATACCGGTAATAACTGCAACCCACATGCTTGAATCAATGACCGAGAATATCCGACCAACACGCGCCGAGGCTACTGATGTGGCAAATGCCATCCTTGACGGAACCGATGCTGTAATGCTATCCGGTGAAACGGCCGTTGGAAAATACCCTGTCGAGACCGTAAGGACAATGGTCAATATAGCAAAGCAGACAGAGAAGTGGCGGACAAAGAAAAGCTTTGGCCTTGACCTTATCAGAAAAGGCATCGATGAGACCATCATGAACATAAGTGATGTTATTTCACTTCAGGTACACGAAGCTATCAACAGGCTTCCCATAGAATATGTTGTCACACCTACGTATTCCGGTGGCACCCCAAGACGCATCTCAAGGTTCAAGCCAGAAGAATGGATAATTGCCATGAGCCATCTGGACCTGACATGTGAGCAGCTGGCATATTCCTATGGCGTATATCCCATCAAAGTGATGGATGGGTTTGAAGGCCTTGAAGATAAGGTAAACAATACCATGAGAGCAAAGGGCATAGGCAAATCCAAAGATATGATCGTCCTGACCCAGGGCCATGAAGGTGGTACAAACCTTCTGAAGATCATACAATTGACTTAA
- a CDS encoding rhomboid family intramembrane serine protease, producing MDNKCWICGKQEPMMFTCRHCGKTFCSDHRLPERHACEGLDRNAGYSSGTSGTSGNYNGSTTGGQAYGAGTEIDDVIKNMMKDAAKTAAKGAATGAVHRTRSSISTSPSMAIIFICIISFFLELIPGYVELFQLVPSTVFLKPWTLITHMFLHASFGHIFFNMLVLFFFGRELEKRIGKDMFLYVYFISGVVAAIGYALTTSVSYYPMVGASGAIMGVFATLTILAPDMQVYVYFIPMRIKYALMLFVLLDFALIGAPDMIAHTAHLSGVLVGLYMGLRIRNSRKQRRRAEYDPRRW from the coding sequence TTGGATAATAAATGCTGGATATGTGGCAAACAGGAACCTATGATGTTTACCTGTCGTCATTGTGGTAAGACATTCTGCTCAGACCACAGACTTCCTGAAAGACATGCCTGCGAGGGACTTGATCGCAATGCAGGATATTCTTCAGGGACTTCCGGAACATCAGGAAACTATAACGGAAGCACTACCGGAGGTCAGGCATACGGAGCGGGAACGGAAATTGATGACGTTATAAAGAATATGATGAAAGATGCAGCCAAAACTGCTGCAAAAGGAGCAGCCACAGGTGCAGTTCACAGGACAAGGTCATCAATATCAACAAGTCCTTCAATGGCCATTATATTCATCTGCATCATTTCATTCTTCCTTGAGCTGATACCAGGTTATGTGGAACTATTCCAGCTTGTCCCGAGCACTGTTTTCCTGAAACCATGGACCTTGATAACACACATGTTCCTGCATGCCAGTTTCGGGCACATATTCTTCAATATGCTGGTACTATTCTTCTTTGGAAGAGAACTGGAAAAACGTATAGGAAAAGACATGTTCCTGTATGTGTACTTCATTTCGGGAGTTGTTGCAGCCATTGGATATGCACTTACCACCAGTGTCAGCTACTATCCTATGGTCGGAGCCAGTGGTGCCATCATGGGAGTTTTCGCCACACTAACTATATTAGCCCCGGATATGCAGGTATATGTATACTTCATACCAATGAGGATAAAATACGCCCTCATGCTCTTTGTACTGCTTGACTTTGCATTGATAGGAGCTCCTGACATGATCGCCCATACCGCTCATCTTAGTGGTGTTCTGGTTGGACTTTACATGGGACTTCGGATCAGGAATTCCAGAAAACAACGCAGAAGAGCAGAGTATGATCCTCGAAGGTGGTGA
- the cdhA gene encoding CO dehydrogenase/acetyl-CoA synthase complex subunit alpha, with amino-acid sequence MSELTTGSFSIDDLENVQITINNIVGAIEKEAESIDAEMGPTVKPGVSSLRDWDHNILDRYNPVYTPMCDQCCYCTFGPCDLSGNKEGACGINLEGHNAREFMLRVITGAAAHSGHGRHLLHHLIDLHGRDFALDVGATNIIAPNVQLVTGVQPKTLGDLDDVLSYVEEQLTQLLAAIHVGQEGAAIDFESKALHGGMLDHVGMEISDIAQISCLDFPKSDEEPPLADIGMGCLDASKPTLIVIGHNVAAITDIIDYMDEKGLNDKMELGGLCCTALDMTRYKAGDRTPPRAKIVGTLAKELKTIRSGIPDVIIVDEQCIRADVLEEASKLMIPVITTNDKVMYGLKDRSNDSIEDIIEDLTTGKEKGVLMFDYEKLGELAPRLTMMMSEIREQKGIKALPTEEELKEQVDKCVHCLACEVACPDNLPISEAMKLAKEGDFAKFEWIHDKCIACGRCEYACPKDIDIVNVIEKSSQHLISEEVGKVRAGRGPISDPEIREEGVNLVLGTTPGIIALVGCSNYPDGTKDLYTVADEMLRRNYIVVVSGCSAMDLGMYKNEDGQTLYEQYPSRFRSGGLMNVGSCVSNSHITGAVIKVAAIFAQKNISGNYEEIADYTLNRVGAVGVAWGAYSQKAASIGTGCSRLGIPVILGPHGSKYRRALISKPYEEDKWSVYDARDGSEIKIPAAPEYLLTTAETVEEMMPMLAKSCIRPSDNNMGRMIKLTHYIELSQKYLGVMPEDWYKFVRTETDLPLAKREKLLKILEEEHGWEIDWKRKKILSGPVMKSDVSAQPTNLKRLCKEA; translated from the coding sequence ATGAGTGAGCTAACTACAGGTAGCTTTTCTATCGATGACCTTGAAAATGTTCAGATCACCATCAACAACATTGTAGGTGCTATTGAAAAGGAAGCTGAAAGCATTGATGCTGAAATGGGGCCTACAGTTAAGCCCGGTGTCTCATCACTAAGAGATTGGGATCACAATATTCTGGACAGGTACAATCCGGTCTATACTCCAATGTGTGACCAGTGTTGTTACTGTACTTTCGGACCATGTGATCTTAGCGGTAACAAAGAAGGAGCATGTGGTATCAACCTTGAAGGCCACAATGCACGTGAGTTCATGCTTCGTGTCATCACAGGTGCAGCAGCGCACTCCGGACACGGAAGACATCTTCTTCACCACCTGATCGACCTGCATGGAAGGGATTTCGCTCTCGATGTTGGTGCTACTAATATTATTGCTCCAAATGTCCAGCTTGTCACAGGTGTTCAGCCAAAAACGCTCGGAGACCTTGATGATGTTCTAAGCTATGTTGAAGAACAGCTTACGCAATTGCTTGCAGCGATTCACGTGGGTCAGGAAGGAGCAGCAATTGATTTCGAATCAAAGGCACTTCATGGTGGTATGCTTGACCATGTTGGTATGGAGATCTCAGATATCGCACAGATATCCTGTCTCGATTTCCCCAAATCTGATGAGGAACCACCTCTTGCTGATATCGGAATGGGATGTCTTGATGCTTCAAAACCCACACTGATCGTTATCGGACACAACGTTGCAGCTATCACTGATATCATTGATTACATGGATGAAAAGGGCCTTAACGATAAGATGGAGCTCGGAGGCCTGTGCTGTACTGCACTTGACATGACTCGTTACAAAGCAGGCGACAGGACCCCTCCACGAGCAAAGATCGTTGGTACTCTTGCAAAAGAGCTTAAGACCATCAGGTCCGGAATTCCTGACGTTATCATTGTCGATGAACAGTGTATCCGCGCTGATGTTCTTGAAGAAGCAAGTAAGCTCATGATACCTGTCATTACAACTAACGACAAGGTCATGTACGGACTTAAGGACCGTTCCAATGATAGCATCGAAGACATCATTGAAGACCTTACCACCGGTAAGGAGAAAGGTGTTCTCATGTTCGATTATGAGAAGCTCGGAGAGCTTGCACCCCGTCTTACCATGATGATGTCCGAGATAAGGGAACAGAAAGGTATCAAGGCACTTCCTACAGAGGAAGAGCTAAAGGAACAGGTCGACAAATGTGTTCACTGTCTTGCCTGTGAGGTAGCATGTCCTGATAACCTGCCAATAAGCGAAGCAATGAAACTCGCAAAAGAGGGTGACTTCGCAAAGTTCGAGTGGATCCATGACAAATGTATCGCATGTGGACGCTGTGAATACGCATGTCCAAAGGATATCGATATCGTTAACGTTATCGAGAAATCTTCACAGCATTTGATCAGTGAAGAAGTTGGAAAAGTTCGTGCCGGTAGAGGACCTATCAGTGATCCGGAGATCAGGGAAGAAGGTGTTAACCTTGTTCTTGGTACAACACCTGGTATCATTGCACTTGTCGGATGTTCCAACTATCCTGATGGTACGAAGGACCTTTACACAGTCGCAGATGAAATGCTTAGAAGGAACTACATTGTTGTTGTTTCCGGTTGTTCTGCAATGGACCTTGGTATGTACAAGAACGAGGATGGCCAGACACTTTATGAGCAATATCCTTCAAGGTTCAGGAGCGGAGGCCTGATGAACGTAGGTTCATGTGTTTCCAACTCCCATATCACCGGAGCGGTCATCAAGGTCGCAGCTATCTTTGCACAGAAGAATATCTCCGGTAACTATGAAGAGATCGCAGATTATACACTCAACCGTGTTGGTGCTGTTGGTGTTGCATGGGGTGCATATTCCCAGAAGGCAGCTTCCATTGGAACAGGCTGCTCAAGGCTTGGTATCCCGGTAATTCTCGGGCCTCATGGTTCAAAGTACCGCAGGGCACTTATCTCAAAGCCTTATGAGGAGGATAAGTGGAGTGTCTACGATGCAAGGGATGGAAGTGAAATAAAGATCCCGGCCGCTCCGGAATATCTGCTTACTACTGCAGAGACCGTTGAGGAAATGATGCCAATGCTTGCAAAGAGCTGTATCCGCCCAAGTGATAACAACATGGGAAGGATGATCAAACTGACACATTACATTGAGCTTAGCCAGAAATATCTTGGTGTCATGCCTGAAGACTGGTACAAGTTCGTCAGGACAGAGACAGATCTTCCGCTTGCAAAACGTGAAAAGCTGCTTAAGATACTGGAAGAAGAACATGGTTGGGAGATCGACTGGAAGAGGAAGAAGATCCTTTCAGGACCAGTGATGAAATCAGATGTTTCAGCACAGCCGACCAACCTTAAGAGACTTTGCAAGGAGGCTTAA
- the cdhB gene encoding CO dehydrogenase/acetyl-CoA synthase complex subunit epsilon, translating to MVDVIKNTQMHCSYGCKTSKAVQPNVAGKLISKSKRPLFVVGSQILKDEELLKRAIEIAKKADMPVAATGHSIKGFVDAGVDAKYINVHALATYLCDPNWTGLDGKGQYDTIISLGHFKYYINQVYSGLKSFSKLKTISIDRHYLQNATMSFGNITPEVHVEALDELIENL from the coding sequence ATGGTCGACGTAATTAAGAACACGCAGATGCACTGCTCATATGGCTGCAAGACCTCAAAAGCGGTCCAGCCAAATGTTGCAGGAAAATTGATATCAAAATCAAAGCGCCCTCTTTTCGTTGTAGGATCCCAGATCCTCAAAGACGAAGAGTTGTTGAAACGTGCTATTGAGATCGCAAAGAAAGCTGATATGCCGGTAGCTGCTACCGGCCATTCTATCAAGGGCTTCGTAGATGCAGGTGTGGATGCAAAATACATCAACGTCCACGCTCTTGCAACATATCTTTGTGATCCTAACTGGACCGGTCTTGATGGCAAAGGCCAGTATGACACAATAATTTCACTGGGACATTTCAAGTACTATATCAACCAGGTATATTCAGGTCTGAAGAGCTTCTCTAAACTCAAAACTATCTCTATTGACAGACATTATCTCCAGAATGCTACCATGTCTTTTGGTAACATAACTCCGGAGGTCCACGTCGAAGCACTGGATGAACTGATCGAGAATTTATAA
- the cdhC gene encoding CO dehydrogenase/CO-methylating acetyl-CoA synthase complex subunit beta gives MAEEFPFEISPMFEGERIRKDGMHVELSGPKSKGYELVRATPMDEVEDGKFTLIGPDLSEMEEGSRHPFAMIYKIAGELVEEDLESIVERRNHDFQNYIQGLMHLNQRYDVWIRVSKDAVAKGLTSFEPIAQAVMMLFKNELPFIEKVEAVYVTDLAEIEKEMDNVKAIYKSRDDRTRDLHDEDVDTFYGCSLCQSFAPSNVCVITPDRISLCGAINWFDGRAAAKVDPEGPQFAIPKGDVIDAESGEFSGVNDIAKSLSSGEYDRIKLHSFFEYPHTSCGCFEVVGFYIPEVDGIGWVDRDYAGTAPNGLPFSTMAGQTGGGKQVVGFLGIGINYFRSPKFIQSDGGWDRVVWMPKHLKDRVLSDIPADIADKVATEEDAPDLDSLRSFLTDKEHPIVERWEAEEEPEAEEEAEEEAATFAAPAMMQAAMPMQGMPMMMPPSSGTGGVKIILKNAKVSIDKVIIQKKE, from the coding sequence ATGGCAGAGGAATTCCCCTTTGAGATATCCCCTATGTTCGAAGGGGAAAGGATTAGAAAGGACGGCATGCATGTCGAACTCTCAGGACCGAAATCAAAAGGTTACGAGCTTGTAAGAGCTACACCTATGGATGAAGTGGAAGATGGTAAGTTCACACTTATCGGTCCTGATCTTTCAGAAATGGAAGAGGGATCAAGACATCCGTTCGCAATGATCTACAAGATCGCAGGAGAACTTGTGGAAGAAGACCTTGAGTCTATAGTCGAACGTAGGAACCACGATTTCCAGAACTACATCCAGGGCTTAATGCACCTGAATCAGCGTTACGATGTATGGATACGTGTCAGCAAGGATGCTGTGGCTAAGGGCTTAACATCCTTTGAGCCAATAGCACAGGCTGTTATGATGCTCTTCAAGAACGAACTTCCATTCATAGAGAAGGTCGAAGCTGTCTATGTGACAGATCTTGCAGAGATCGAGAAAGAGATGGACAACGTAAAGGCCATCTACAAGTCAAGGGATGACAGGACACGTGACCTGCACGATGAGGATGTAGACACATTCTATGGCTGCAGTCTCTGTCAGTCATTTGCTCCATCCAACGTCTGTGTTATCACACCAGACAGGATCTCACTTTGTGGTGCTATTAACTGGTTCGACGGCCGCGCAGCAGCAAAGGTCGATCCTGAGGGTCCACAGTTCGCAATCCCTAAGGGCGATGTGATCGATGCTGAATCCGGTGAGTTCTCCGGTGTGAACGATATCGCAAAGTCACTTTCAAGCGGTGAATATGACCGTATCAAACTTCACTCTTTCTTTGAATATCCGCACACATCATGTGGTTGCTTCGAGGTAGTAGGTTTCTACATACCTGAGGTAGATGGTATTGGCTGGGTAGACAGGGATTATGCAGGCACTGCACCAAATGGTCTTCCATTCTCTACAATGGCAGGTCAGACCGGTGGTGGAAAACAGGTAGTTGGTTTCCTTGGTATAGGTATCAATTATTTCAGGTCACCAAAGTTCATTCAGTCTGATGGCGGATGGGATCGTGTTGTATGGATGCCAAAACACCTGAAAGATCGTGTGCTTTCTGACATACCTGCTGATATTGCTGATAAGGTTGCAACTGAAGAAGATGCTCCGGATCTTGATTCACTGAGAAGTTTCCTTACTGACAAGGAACATCCAATAGTCGAGAGATGGGAAGCAGAGGAAGAACCTGAGGCCGAAGAAGAGGCAGAGGAAGAAGCAGCAACATTTGCAGCACCGGCTATGATGCAGGCAGCAATGCCAATGCAGGGTATGCCAATGATGATGCCACCTTCATCCGGAACTGGCGGTGTCAAGATCATCCTCAAGAATGCAAAGGTCAGCATAGACAAAGTGATTATCCAGAAAAAGGAGTAA
- a CDS encoding ATP-binding protein codes for MTKVIAITGKGGTGKTAITSLLIRHLTRTDKLVLAIDADPDTNLPETLGCETIKTVGDMKQFMQDERDNFPPDINKESIFESKIYEILEEMPKYDLIVMGRPEGSGCYCYVNNLLRGIMDKVVKNYDVVILDTEAGLEHFSRKIIRDVDDLIVVTDGSRRGLRTAERIRELTEELETNIKNIYVVANKVTDVNKEEIKKTAKDLDLELIGTVPMDSMIAERDLKGLPLFDLPDESVAVQEVGRIAEKLGL; via the coding sequence GTGACAAAAGTAATTGCAATAACAGGTAAGGGTGGAACGGGGAAGACTGCAATAACCAGTCTTCTCATCCGCCATCTTACAAGAACTGATAAGCTTGTCCTCGCTATCGACGCAGACCCGGATACAAATCTTCCGGAGACCCTTGGTTGCGAAACTATCAAGACAGTCGGTGATATGAAACAGTTCATGCAGGATGAAAGGGACAATTTCCCTCCTGACATTAACAAGGAATCCATCTTCGAATCAAAGATCTATGAGATCCTTGAGGAGATGCCAAAGTACGACCTTATCGTAATGGGTCGTCCTGAAGGCTCAGGATGCTACTGTTATGTCAATAACCTGCTTCGTGGTATCATGGACAAGGTCGTAAAGAATTATGATGTTGTCATTCTCGATACGGAAGCAGGTCTTGAGCATTTCAGTCGTAAGATCATTCGTGATGTTGATGATCTCATCGTGGTTACCGATGGCTCAAGGCGTGGTCTGAGGACTGCCGAGCGCATAAGGGAACTTACCGAGGAACTTGAGACCAATATAAAGAATATCTATGTTGTTGCGAACAAGGTCACAGATGTCAATAAGGAAGAAATCAAGAAAACTGCAAAAGATCTTGATCTCGAACTCATCGGAACTGTTCCGATGGACAGCATGATCGCAGAAAGAGACCTTAAAGGGTTACCCCTTTTCGACCTTCCCGACGAGTCTGTTGCTGTACAAGAGGTTGGAAGGATCGCAGAGAAACTTGGTTTGTAA
- the cdhD gene encoding CO dehydrogenase/acetyl-CoA synthase subunit delta, producing the protein MSNKMKLSGLTDILKDLDVESLEGVTIEGDIELDISGGGGLNPAMAYALGHEAAQISLHVANIARMLGYPVDQLFAASMGGLPQAPVAGQSRIQDLIPAKFDVSKMSEWATPIQEVTLGATSADGGSRKSTVTLGGENALPYYFDAEMPHRNYVTMDVFDMPIGMAKSVKGNYEDVINDPAEWAKKVVRDFNADMVTIHLISTDPLINDTPAREAAKVVEDVLQAVDVPIVIGGSGNPQKDPEVLEKAAEVAEGERVLLASASLNLDYERVAKAATDHGHAVLSWTQLEINAQKELNRKLMKQCGVPRDSIVMDPTTAALGYGLDYAYTNMERIRLAGLMGDEELTFPMSSGTTNAWGARESWMKESPLNQDSDWGPREYRGPIWEIVTGLTLSLAGNDMFMMMHPTSVQVLKEITQTLYGSIEADEIDITNWIGAEV; encoded by the coding sequence ATGTCAAATAAGATGAAATTATCAGGTCTTACTGATATCCTTAAAGATCTTGATGTCGAGTCACTTGAAGGAGTGACCATAGAAGGAGACATTGAGCTTGATATCAGTGGAGGCGGAGGTCTTAATCCTGCTATGGCCTATGCACTTGGTCATGAAGCTGCACAGATCTCATTACATGTCGCAAATATCGCAAGGATGCTGGGATACCCTGTAGACCAGCTTTTCGCTGCATCCATGGGCGGACTTCCACAGGCACCTGTAGCCGGACAGTCCAGGATACAGGACCTCATTCCTGCAAAGTTCGATGTTTCTAAGATGAGCGAATGGGCAACTCCTATTCAGGAAGTGACCCTTGGTGCTACATCAGCAGATGGTGGTTCAAGGAAGAGCACTGTCACTCTTGGTGGAGAGAATGCACTTCCATATTACTTCGATGCTGAAATGCCACATCGCAACTACGTTACAATGGATGTCTTCGATATGCCTATCGGAATGGCAAAATCTGTCAAAGGCAACTATGAAGATGTTATCAACGATCCTGCAGAATGGGCAAAGAAGGTCGTACGTGACTTCAACGCAGATATGGTAACAATACACCTTATCTCAACAGACCCTCTGATTAACGACACTCCTGCAAGGGAAGCAGCAAAGGTCGTAGAGGATGTCCTTCAGGCAGTTGACGTACCTATCGTCATCGGTGGCTCAGGTAACCCGCAGAAGGACCCCGAGGTTCTTGAAAAGGCAGCTGAGGTCGCAGAAGGCGAGCGTGTGCTTCTGGCATCTGCAAGTCTCAACCTTGATTACGAAAGGGTTGCAAAGGCTGCAACAGACCATGGTCATGCAGTACTTTCCTGGACACAGCTTGAGATCAACGCACAGAAGGAACTCAACAGGAAGCTCATGAAGCAATGTGGTGTCCCAAGGGACAGCATCGTAATGGACCCAACAACTGCAGCTCTTGGTTACGGTCTTGATTATGCTTACACTAACATGGAACGTATAAGGCTTGCAGGTCTTATGGGTGATGAAGAACTGACATTCCCAATGTCTTCCGGTACTACCAATGCATGGGGTGCCCGTGAGTCATGGATGAAGGAATCACCACTCAACCAGGATTCCGACTGGGGTCCACGTGAGTACAGAGGTCCTATCTGGGAGATCGTTACAGGTCTTACACTCTCACTTGCAGGAAACGATATGTTCATGATGATGCATCCAACATCTGTACAGGTTCTCAAAGAGATCACACAGACACTCTATGGTTCCATTGAGGCAGATGAGATCGACATTACCAACTGGATCGGAGCGGAGGTGTGA
- the acsC gene encoding acetyl-CoA decarbonylase/synthase complex subunit gamma produces MKINSPLEAYKFLPGTNCGECGETSCMAFASHLIDRSLKATDCTPLVSEEKYKKKYAELEALLAPEIREVVIGVGENAVSIGGDDVLHRHKLTFFNKTAFAYDVWDTMDEKDLVERVNKIQDFKKFYVGDFLTLDMIAVRSISDDPAKFAAAVKKVMETTDFPMVLCSFNPEVLKAGLEVAAEKRPLLYAANKDNWKDVAALAQEYNVPVTVFAPNDLDMLKSLAKTFSENGIEDVVLDPGTFPTGKGLRTTFQNFLKIRRAGINGDRDIAFPIMAVPLTAWMAHDDDVSASYWETVVASVFTVKYGDIMILHSIEPYAQLPEVHIRDTIYTDPRKPVTVDPAVYEVGSPTADSPLLVTTNFALTYYTVESDLSSNGIDCYLTAIDTDGIGVEAAVAGGQLTAAKIKKGLEDAGFDMKEKLNNNVIVLPGLAARLQGDVEDETGAAVMIGPADSGRLPGWMEQNWPPQK; encoded by the coding sequence ATGAAAATTAACAGCCCTCTTGAAGCTTATAAATTCCTTCCGGGCACCAACTGTGGTGAGTGTGGCGAAACATCCTGTATGGCATTTGCATCCCACCTTATTGACAGGTCATTGAAAGCTACTGATTGTACTCCTCTTGTAAGTGAAGAGAAGTACAAGAAGAAATATGCTGAGCTTGAGGCACTTCTTGCACCTGAGATCAGGGAAGTTGTGATCGGTGTCGGTGAAAATGCAGTAAGCATCGGTGGCGATGATGTATTACACCGCCATAAACTTACATTCTTCAACAAGACAGCATTCGCATATGATGTCTGGGACACCATGGATGAGAAGGACCTTGTTGAAAGGGTAAACAAGATACAGGACTTCAAGAAATTCTATGTCGGAGATTTCCTGACACTTGATATGATCGCAGTGCGCAGCATTTCAGACGATCCTGCAAAGTTCGCAGCAGCAGTAAAGAAAGTAATGGAAACCACTGATTTCCCAATGGTCCTCTGTTCATTCAACCCTGAAGTTCTCAAAGCAGGACTTGAGGTGGCAGCAGAAAAGAGACCACTTCTTTATGCAGCTAACAAGGACAACTGGAAGGATGTTGCAGCTCTTGCACAGGAATACAATGTTCCTGTGACAGTGTTCGCACCAAACGATCTTGACATGCTCAAGTCACTGGCCAAGACATTCTCAGAAAATGGTATTGAGGATGTTGTCCTTGATCCGGGAACATTCCCAACAGGCAAGGGACTGAGAACAACCTTCCAGAACTTCCTGAAGATCAGAAGGGCAGGCATCAACGGTGACCGTGACATTGCATTCCCTATCATGGCAGTACCTCTTACAGCATGGATGGCACACGATGACGATGTCAGTGCATCCTACTGGGAAACCGTGGTCGCATCAGTGTTCACTGTCAAGTACGGCGATATCATGATACTCCACAGTATCGAGCCATACGCACAGCTTCCGGAAGTTCACATCCGTGACACCATCTACACCGACCCACGTAAGCCGGTCACAGTAGATCCGGCAGTCTATGAGGTAGGTTCACCAACAGCAGATTCACCTCTGCTTGTCACAACCAACTTCGCACTGACGTACTATACTGTAGAGAGCGATCTTTCATCAAATGGCATTGACTGTTACCTCACAGCTATCGACACCGATGGTATTGGTGTGGAAGCTGCTGTAGCAGGCGGTCAGCTCACAGCTGCAAAGATCAAGAAGGGACTGGAAGATGCAGGCTTCGACATGAAGGAGAAGCTCAACAACAATGTTATTGTACTTCCGGGACTTGCAGCACGTCTTCAGGGTGATGTGGAAGACGAGACTGGTGCCGCTGTTATGATCGGTCCGGCAGATTCAGGAAGACTTCCTGGCTGGATGGAACAGAACTGGCCACCACAGAAATAA